The Falco peregrinus isolate bFalPer1 chromosome 1, bFalPer1.pri, whole genome shotgun sequence genome has a window encoding:
- the CUTA gene encoding protein CutA, whose translation MEWLSQRCLLLPAAQGCPRPSRGTLLLVVTLALLMYPMLRSLALQLHSAVTGSYVPGTHSIAFINCLNEQIAKDIARAIMDKKLAAYVNILPKSSALYFWKGELEESTEILLLVKTRTSKIGELSNYVRSIHPFEIPEIISLPIDQGNPLYLKWIEESVPPD comes from the exons ATGGAGTGGCTGAGCCAgcgctgcctgctgctgcccgctgcccagggctgcccccgACCCAGCCGGGGCACCTTGCTGCTG GTGGTGACTCTGGCTTTGCTGATGTACCCGATGCTGAGGAGTCTCGCTCTGCAGCTGCACTCCGCTGTCACCGGCAGCTATGTCCCTGGGACCCACTCCATTGCCTTCATCAACTGCCTCAACGAGCAGATTGCCAAGGATATTGCCAG GGCCATCATGGATAAGAAGCTGGCTGCCTACGTGAACATCCTGCCGAAGAGCTCAGCCTT GTATTTCTGGAAAGGGGAACTGGAAGAATCCACTGAAATACTACTG TTAGTGAAAACAAGGACATCCAAAATAGGCGAATTGTCCAACTACGTCAG ATCCATCCATCCCTTTGAAATTCCTGAAATCATCAGCCTGCCTATTGACCAAGGAAACCCTCTCTACCTCAAATGGATAGAGGAAAGTGTCCCACCGGACTAA
- the PSMD5 gene encoding 26S proteasome non-ATPase regulatory subunit 5 isoform X3: MAEAVVELLERAARREAPLEELRALRLAVQAVPPAALRARLSDDHLGALFALLSVNNREQVSACVSILERLLRALDPVYVIQNLREELQKGLFHPDDSVKILTISQVGRIVENSDAVTEILNSPELLRQIINCIGGEKIAVAKEAIKSLSRIAQTQDGLEALFVSSLLSDLKNVMATNDVVRYRVYELIVEISSVSADSLNYCANSGLISELIGELTGDDMLVRATCIEMVTSLAHTPHGRQYLAQQGVIDKISNIIVGAESDPFSGFYLPGFIKFFGNLAIVDSPQQICERYPVFMEKVFEMAESHDPTMIGVAVDTLGILGSNVEGKQVLQKTRSRFQNLLSRIGHQAKNAPTELRLRCLDAISALLYLPPEQQTEDLLRMTESWFTSLSSQPLELFRSISTQPFPDLHCGALRVFTMDKVKHVQGKSHPAP, encoded by the exons ATGGCGGAGGCGGTGGTGGAGTTGCTGGagcgggcggcccggcgggaGGCGCCGCTGGAGGAGCTGCGGGCCCTGCGGCTCGCCGTGCAGGCCGTGCCCCCCGCGGCCCTCCGCGCCCGCCTCAGCGACGACCACCTGGGAGCGCTCTTCGCCCTCCTCAGCGTCAACAACCG GGAGCAAGTGTCTGCGTGTGTTTCCATCCTGGAGAGGCTCCTGCGGGCCCTGGACCCGGTCTACGTGATTCAGAACCTCAGAGAAGAGCTTCAGAAAGGGCTTTTCCACCCCGATGACTCCGTGAAGATCCTCACCATATCTCAG GTTGGGAGGATTGTGGAAAATTCAGATGCTGTTACAGAAATTCTCAACAGTCCTGAACTATTACGGCAAATAATAAATTGCATTGGTGGAGAGAAAATAGCAGTGGCTAAAGAA GCCATCAAGTCTCTCTCAAGAATAGCCCAGACGCAAGATGGCTTGGAGGCTTTATTTGTGAGCAGTTTGTTGAGTGACTTGAAAAATGTCATGGCAACAAACGATGTTGTTCGATACAGAGTATATGAG TTAATTGTTGAGATTTCTTCGGTGTCAGCAGATTCGCTAAATTACTGTGCAAACAGTGGATTAATATCGGAGTTAATTGGAGAGCTGACTGGAGATGATATGCTGGTCAG AGCTACATGTATAGAGATGGTGACTTCACTGGCCCATACCCCACATGGGCGTCAGTATCTTGCTCAACAAGGAGTTATCGATAAAATTTCAAACATCATTGTTGGTGCGGAGTCTGATCCTTTCTCAGGCTTCTATTTACCAG gatttattaaattttttggAAATCTGGCTATTGTAGATAGTCCACAGCAGATCTGTGAACGGTACCCTGTATTTATGGAAAAAGTCTTTGAAATGGCAGAAAGTCATGATCCGACCATGATTGGAGTGGCTGTGGACACACTAGGAATCCTGGGATCAAATGTGGAAGGCAAACAGGTTTTACAGAAAACTA gaagtAGGTTTCAAAATCTGTTAAGCAGAATAGGGCACCAGGCAAAGAATGCCCCCACAGAGTTACGACTTCGATGTTTGGATGCAATTTCAGCTCTTCTTTATTTGCCT CcagagcagcagacagaagaCCTTTTAAGGATGACTGAATCATGGTTCACATCCTTGTCTAGCCAGCCGCTGGAACTCTTCAGGAGCATCAGTACTCAACCGTTCCCTGATCTGCACTGCGGGGCTTTGCGGGTTTTTACT
- the PSMD5 gene encoding 26S proteasome non-ATPase regulatory subunit 5 isoform X2, translating to MAEAVVELLERAARREAPLEELRALRLAVQAVPPAALRARLSDDHLGALFALLSVNNREQVSACVSILERLLRALDPVYVIQNLREELQKGLFHPDDSVKILTISQVGRIVENSDAVTEILNSPELLRQIINCIGGEKIAVAKEAIKSLSRIAQTQDGLEALFVSSLLSDLKNVMATNDVVRYRVYELIVEISSVSADSLNYCANSGLISELIGELTGDDMLVRATCIEMVTSLAHTPHGRQYLAQQGVIDKISNIIVGAESDPFSGFYLPGFIKFFGNLAIVDSPQQICERYPVFMEKVFEMAESHDPTMIGVAVDTLGILGSNVEGKQVLQKTRSRFQNLLSRIGHQAKNAPTELRLRCLDAISALLYLPPEQQTEDLLRMTESWFTSLSSQPLELFRSISTQPFPDLHCGALRVFTAAQSSRLWTEKFPSVTKQF from the exons ATGGCGGAGGCGGTGGTGGAGTTGCTGGagcgggcggcccggcgggaGGCGCCGCTGGAGGAGCTGCGGGCCCTGCGGCTCGCCGTGCAGGCCGTGCCCCCCGCGGCCCTCCGCGCCCGCCTCAGCGACGACCACCTGGGAGCGCTCTTCGCCCTCCTCAGCGTCAACAACCG GGAGCAAGTGTCTGCGTGTGTTTCCATCCTGGAGAGGCTCCTGCGGGCCCTGGACCCGGTCTACGTGATTCAGAACCTCAGAGAAGAGCTTCAGAAAGGGCTTTTCCACCCCGATGACTCCGTGAAGATCCTCACCATATCTCAG GTTGGGAGGATTGTGGAAAATTCAGATGCTGTTACAGAAATTCTCAACAGTCCTGAACTATTACGGCAAATAATAAATTGCATTGGTGGAGAGAAAATAGCAGTGGCTAAAGAA GCCATCAAGTCTCTCTCAAGAATAGCCCAGACGCAAGATGGCTTGGAGGCTTTATTTGTGAGCAGTTTGTTGAGTGACTTGAAAAATGTCATGGCAACAAACGATGTTGTTCGATACAGAGTATATGAG TTAATTGTTGAGATTTCTTCGGTGTCAGCAGATTCGCTAAATTACTGTGCAAACAGTGGATTAATATCGGAGTTAATTGGAGAGCTGACTGGAGATGATATGCTGGTCAG AGCTACATGTATAGAGATGGTGACTTCACTGGCCCATACCCCACATGGGCGTCAGTATCTTGCTCAACAAGGAGTTATCGATAAAATTTCAAACATCATTGTTGGTGCGGAGTCTGATCCTTTCTCAGGCTTCTATTTACCAG gatttattaaattttttggAAATCTGGCTATTGTAGATAGTCCACAGCAGATCTGTGAACGGTACCCTGTATTTATGGAAAAAGTCTTTGAAATGGCAGAAAGTCATGATCCGACCATGATTGGAGTGGCTGTGGACACACTAGGAATCCTGGGATCAAATGTGGAAGGCAAACAGGTTTTACAGAAAACTA gaagtAGGTTTCAAAATCTGTTAAGCAGAATAGGGCACCAGGCAAAGAATGCCCCCACAGAGTTACGACTTCGATGTTTGGATGCAATTTCAGCTCTTCTTTATTTGCCT CcagagcagcagacagaagaCCTTTTAAGGATGACTGAATCATGGTTCACATCCTTGTCTAGCCAGCCGCTGGAACTCTTCAGGAGCATCAGTACTCAACCGTTCCCTGATCTGCACTGCGGGGCTTTGCGGGTTTTTACT
- the PSMD5 gene encoding 26S proteasome non-ATPase regulatory subunit 5 isoform X1 yields the protein MAEAVVELLERAARREAPLEELRALRLAVQAVPPAALRARLSDDHLGALFALLSVNNREQVSACVSILERLLRALDPVYVIQNLREELQKGLFHPDDSVKILTISQVGRIVENSDAVTEILNSPELLRQIINCIGGEKIAVAKEAIKSLSRIAQTQDGLEALFVSSLLSDLKNVMATNDVVRYRVYELIVEISSVSADSLNYCANSGLISELIGELTGDDMLVRATCIEMVTSLAHTPHGRQYLAQQGVIDKISNIIVGAESDPFSGFYLPGFIKFFGNLAIVDSPQQICERYPVFMEKVFEMAESHDPTMIGVAVDTLGILGSNVEGKQVLQKTRSRFQNLLSRIGHQAKNAPTELRLRCLDAISALLYLPPEQQTEDLLRMTESWFTSLSSQPLELFRSISTQPFPDLHCGALRVFTAIANQPWAQKLMLDSPGFVEYIVDRSVEPDKASKDAKYELVKALVNSKTIAEIFGNQYYLRLRAYLREGPYYVKAVSTTAVEGAE from the exons ATGGCGGAGGCGGTGGTGGAGTTGCTGGagcgggcggcccggcgggaGGCGCCGCTGGAGGAGCTGCGGGCCCTGCGGCTCGCCGTGCAGGCCGTGCCCCCCGCGGCCCTCCGCGCCCGCCTCAGCGACGACCACCTGGGAGCGCTCTTCGCCCTCCTCAGCGTCAACAACCG GGAGCAAGTGTCTGCGTGTGTTTCCATCCTGGAGAGGCTCCTGCGGGCCCTGGACCCGGTCTACGTGATTCAGAACCTCAGAGAAGAGCTTCAGAAAGGGCTTTTCCACCCCGATGACTCCGTGAAGATCCTCACCATATCTCAG GTTGGGAGGATTGTGGAAAATTCAGATGCTGTTACAGAAATTCTCAACAGTCCTGAACTATTACGGCAAATAATAAATTGCATTGGTGGAGAGAAAATAGCAGTGGCTAAAGAA GCCATCAAGTCTCTCTCAAGAATAGCCCAGACGCAAGATGGCTTGGAGGCTTTATTTGTGAGCAGTTTGTTGAGTGACTTGAAAAATGTCATGGCAACAAACGATGTTGTTCGATACAGAGTATATGAG TTAATTGTTGAGATTTCTTCGGTGTCAGCAGATTCGCTAAATTACTGTGCAAACAGTGGATTAATATCGGAGTTAATTGGAGAGCTGACTGGAGATGATATGCTGGTCAG AGCTACATGTATAGAGATGGTGACTTCACTGGCCCATACCCCACATGGGCGTCAGTATCTTGCTCAACAAGGAGTTATCGATAAAATTTCAAACATCATTGTTGGTGCGGAGTCTGATCCTTTCTCAGGCTTCTATTTACCAG gatttattaaattttttggAAATCTGGCTATTGTAGATAGTCCACAGCAGATCTGTGAACGGTACCCTGTATTTATGGAAAAAGTCTTTGAAATGGCAGAAAGTCATGATCCGACCATGATTGGAGTGGCTGTGGACACACTAGGAATCCTGGGATCAAATGTGGAAGGCAAACAGGTTTTACAGAAAACTA gaagtAGGTTTCAAAATCTGTTAAGCAGAATAGGGCACCAGGCAAAGAATGCCCCCACAGAGTTACGACTTCGATGTTTGGATGCAATTTCAGCTCTTCTTTATTTGCCT CcagagcagcagacagaagaCCTTTTAAGGATGACTGAATCATGGTTCACATCCTTGTCTAGCCAGCCGCTGGAACTCTTCAGGAGCATCAGTACTCAACCGTTCCCTGATCTGCACTGCGGGGCTTTGCGGGTTTTTACT GCTATTGCAAATCAACCATGGGCCCAGAAGTTGATGCTTGACAGTCCAGGGTTTGTGGAGTACATTGTAGACAGATCTGTGGAGCCTGACAAAGCTTCGAAGGATGCCAAATATGAACTGGTTAAGGCCCTTGTAAACTCTAAAACGATTGCGGAAATCTTTGGAAATCAGTATTACCTGAGGCTTAGGGCTTACTTGCGTGAAGGCCCTTATTATGTTAAGGCAGTTTCTACTACAGCCGTGGAAGGAGCAGAGTAA